One Spinacia oleracea cultivar Varoflay chromosome 4, BTI_SOV_V1, whole genome shotgun sequence DNA segment encodes these proteins:
- the LOC130472116 gene encoding uncharacterized protein codes for MKVLSWNCGGLNDPRSPTLPYRVWLTRIKKPNFVFLSETKMSFIDVKTKLAFLNPSSCFGVDSVGSKGGLVVLTWSNAAVSCILKTKNFVFCEIVESNGSLIYILFVYGEPIVEDRGDVWIDLIRIIEQYPNCLIMGDFNQLDNMEDKLGGADVIRGFDQFYDCRLACDLHDVPFSGPRFTWSNKRDGEDLIMERLDRVYATTQWFDSYPNGKFFNQPLICSDHAAILYDSDPEQTRSNRPYQVEGWCLYFPEIKNMIADVWD; via the coding sequence ATGAAAGTTCTGTCGTGGAATTGTGGGGGCCTCAATGACCCACGCTCCCCTACCCTTCCGTACCGAGTGTGGCTCACTCGTATTAAGAAGCCTAATTTTGTGTTCTTATCGGAAACTAAAATGTCTTTTATTGACGTAAAAACTAAGTTAGCCTTTCTAAACCCTTCATCTTGTTTTGGTGTAGACTCGGTGGGTAGTAAGGGGGGTTTAGTAGTTCTCACTTGGTCTAATGCTGCGGTTAGTTGTATTCTGAAAACGAAGAACTTTGTATTTTGTGAAATAGTGGAATCCAATGGTAGTTTGATCTATATTCTGTTTGTCTATGGTGAACCGATTGTGGAAGATAGGGGTGATGTGTGGATTGACCTAATTAGAATCATCGAACAATACCCAAATTGTTTAATAATGGGCGATTTCAATCAACTTGACAATATGGAGGATAAGTTGGGGGGTGCTGATGTTATTAGGGGATTTGATCAGTTTTATGATTGTAGACTAGCTTGTGATCTTCATGATGTCCCCTTTTCTGGACCACGCTTCACTTGGTCTAATAAAAGAGATGGTGAAGACCTAATTATGGAAAGACTTGATAGAGTGTATGCAACTACACAATGGTTTGACTCATACCCTAATGGAAAATTCTTTAATCAACCCCTAATTTGTTCAGACCATGCTGCAATATTATACGACTCTGACCCAGAGCAAACCCGCTCGAACCGTCCTTACCAAGTAGAAGGATGGTGCCTCTATTTTCCTGAAATTAAGAACATGATTGCTGATGTTTGGGACTAA
- the LOC110792584 gene encoding uncharacterized protein translates to MESILARALEYTLKYWLKSFTRDQFKLQGRTVQLSNLDIDGDALHSSLGLPPAITVTTAKLGKLEIVLPSVSNVQVEPIVVQIDRLDLVLEENADADTNQSSSSSQSTSSSGRGSGYGFADKIADGMTIEVQTVNLLLETRGGGRRQGGATWTPPMASITMRNLLLYTTNENWEVVNLKEARDFSSNKDFIYVFKKLEWGSLSIDLLPHPDMFMDARVQEGASKRDDDGANRLFFGGERFLEGISGQAYITVQRTQLNDPLGLEARLHITEAVCPALSEPGLRAFLRFLTGLYVCLNRGDVDPRIQQRSTEAAGRSLVSIVVDHVFLCIRDTEFRIELLMQSLHFSRASTSDGQNAKNLTQVMIGGLFLRDTYSRPPCTLIQPSMQASEKDSQQIPNFAKDFSPPIYPLGDKYWQANEAASFINIHSLQVTPSPAPPLLASQTVISCLPLLVHLQEESCLRICSFLADGIVVNSGSVLPDFSINSLMFTLKELDLTVPLDAAKEANNACGGETAFQDLFAEAKLHIKNLFLSESPALSMSVLDLEKDPACFCLWNDQPVDASQKKWSAGASYASLSLETSKDADSQKYSSDSSLGSWRCVEVKEACVEVAMATLDGSQLVHVPPPGGIARFGIACKEYCSNASVEQLFFILDLYAYFGKVSEKIALAGNNSKLTIQRTESWNGELISKAPSDTAVSFAIKDLQLRFLEDSCKTTQGKPLVQFVGEDLSIKVGHRTLGGVIAISSNIRWEAVEVDCLDVEDNSVIGDGAALTSCTNGSLATASESPQLRAVLWVMHKDQSSSNGRKKHAPFLDVSVVHVIPSQARDAGCHSLNVSACIDGVRLGGGMNYAEALLHRFGILGPDGGPSEGLLKGLKNLSGGPLSMVFKASPHAVDYVKENGTCDSHDNFLSHMGKPDEVDVVVDLRNWLFALESAQEMVERSWFDNRENTNREDRCWHTTFKSLKIKAKNSPKDLLNCSIKPSGDHRYPVELITIGVEGLQTLKPQIQTSINASEFPVSGIKEADMTKFGGVNVEVHMVVSEDDCDDVSGNWMVENLKFSVEQPIEAVVSKNELQHLAFLCKSEVDSFGRVAAGVLRLLKLEGSIGQAAINQLSNLGNEGIDKIFSAKHPNRGEIDVFEHNPSSNGHVKSSHSSVRTIVTLLEKEVENSESKCAALISEIAESETSSQHLDRVKELGQQIENVRVLLKQLKTQG, encoded by the exons ATGGAGTCGATACTTGCAAGAGCGTTGGAATACACGCTTAAATATTGGTTGAAATCGTTTACCAGAGATCAGTTTAAGCTTCAAGGCCGCACTGTTCAGCTCTCCAATTTAG ATATTGATGGAGATGCGCTACATTCGAGTCTTGGATTGCCGCCGGCGATTACTGTTACGACAGCTAAATTAGGGAAATTGGAAATCGTG CTACCGTCTGTAAGCAATGTGCAAGTAGAGCCAATTGTGGTGCAAATAGATAGGCTTGATTTGGTTCTTGAAGAGAATGCAGATGCAGATACAAATCAGAGTTCTAGCAG TTCTCAATCCACTAGTAGTTCAGGGAGGGGGAGCGGCTATGGATTTGCTGATAAG ATTGCGGATGGGATGACGATAGAAGTACAGACTGTCAATCTTCTTCTTGAAACTCGAGGAGGCGGTCGTCGCCAAGGTGGAGCAACATG GACACCTCCTATGGCATCGATCACTATGCGTAACCTTCTACTTTACACCACTAATGAAAACTGGGAG GTTGTCAATCTTAAAGAAGCAAGGGATTTCTCCAGCAACAAGGATTTCATATATGTCTTTAAA AAACTTGAATGGGGATCTCTGTCCATTGATCTCCTTCCTCACCCTGACATGTTTATGGATGCTCGTGTTCAAGAGGGAGCAAGTAAGAGAGACGATGATGGAGCAAACCGTTTGTTCTTCGGTGGTGAACGCTTTCTTGAGGGGATATCAGGACAGGCTTAT ATAACAGTACAGAGGACACAGCTTAATGATCCTCTGGGGCTTGAGGCCAGGTTGCATATAACTGAAGCTGTTTGTCCTGCTTTGAGTGAACCAG GACTACGGGCTTTTCTTCGCTTCTTAACGGGACTTTACGTCTGCCTTAATAGAGGAGATGTGGATCCGAGGATACAACAG CGATCTACAGAAGCAGCTGGGCGTTCATTAGTCTCCATTGTTGTTGACCATGTTTTTCTCTGCATTAGAGATACAG AATTCAGGATTGAACTTCTGATGCAATCACTCCACTTTTCTCGG GCAAGTACATCTGATGGACAAAATGCCAAAAACTTGACTCAAGTTATGATTGGTGGACTTTTTCTGAG GGATACATATTCTCGGCCTCCATGCACTCTAATCCAACCATCAATGCAGGCATCAGAAAAAGATTCTCAGCAGATTCCAAACTTTG CAAAGGACTTCTCTCCTCCAATATACCCACTGGGAGATAAATATTGGCAAGCAAATGAGGCTGCTTCATTTATAAACATCCATTCTCTGCAGGTGACACCCTCGCCGGCTCCTCCACTGCTCGCTTCACAGACAGTAATTTCCTGTCTGCCTCTTCTG GTCCATCTACAGGAGGAGTCTTGTTTGAGAATATGCTCCTTTTTGGCTGATGGAATTGTAGTCAATTCAGGCTCTGTCTTGCCAGATTTTTCCATAAATTCTCTTATGTTCACTCTAAAAGAACTAGATCTTACAGTTCCATTGGATGCCGCAAAGGAAGCTAATAATGCTTGCGGTGGCGAGACTGCTTTCCAGGATTTGTTTGCTGAAGCTAAGCTTCACATTAAAAATCTGTTTTTGTCTGAATCCCCTGCACTAAGTATGAGCGTGCTTGATTTGGAGAAGGACCCTGCTTGTTTCTGCCTCTGGAACGATCAACCTGTTGATGCTAGCCAGAAGAAATGGTCTGCTGGAGCTTCGTATGCAAGTTTGTCTCTTGAAACATCTAAAGATGCAGATAGTCAGAAATATTCTTCTGATTCATCTTTGGGTTCTTGGAGATGTGTTGAGGTGAAGGAAGCTTGTGTGGAGGTAGCTATGGCCACTCTGGATGGAAGCCAGCTAGTTCATGTTCCTCCTCCTGGGGGTATTGCAAGATTTGGTATAGCCTGTAAGGAATATTGCTCAAATGCTTCTGTTGAGCAATTGTTTTTTATCCTTGATCTGTATGCATATTTTGGAAAAGTAAGTGAAAAGATAGCATTAGCAGGAAACAATAGTAAATTGACAATTCAAAGAACTGAATCATGGAATGGTGAGCTGATTTCTAAGGCTCCCAGTGACACTGCAGTGAGCTTTGCCATAAAGGACCTTCAATTGAGATTTCTGGAGGATTCATGCAAGACTACACAGGGAAAGCCTTTGGTTCAATTTGTCGGGGAAGATCTGTCCATTAAAGTAGGCCATAGAACCCTTGGTGGAGTCATTGCTATATCATCAAATATACGCTGGGAAGCTGTGGAAGTGGATTGTTTAGATGTGGAGGATAATTCTGTGATTGGCGACGGTGCAGCATTGACTTCATGTACAAATGGTTCTCTGGCGACTGCAAGTGAATCTCCGCAGCTCAGAGCTGTCTTATGGGTAATGCATAAAGATCAGAGTagttcaaatggaagaaaaaaACATGCTCCTTTTCTTGATGTAAGTGTTGTGCATGTTATTCCATCTCAAGCTAGGGATGCTGGTTGCCATAGCTTGAATGTGTCAGCTTGTATTGATGGTGTTCGTCTGGGTGGAGGAATGAACTACGCTGAAGCTTTATTGCATCGATTTGGAATTCTTGGGCCTGACGGGGGCCCTAGTGAAGGGCTTTTGAAAGGGTTGAAGAACTTGTCTGGCGGCCCACTGTCAATGGTTTTCAAGGCATCACCTCATGCTGTGGATTATGTGAAAGAAA ACGGAACATGTGACAGCCATGATAATTTTCTCTCTCACATGGGAAAGCCAGATGAAGTGGATGTGGTAGTTGATCTGAGAAATTGGTTGTTTGCTCTTGAAAGCGCGCAGGAGATGGTAGAAAGATCATGGTTTGATAACCGTGAAAATACTAATAGGGAAGACAGATGTTGGCATACTACTTTTAAGAGCTTGAAGATTAAGGCAAAGAATAGTCCAAAGGACCTATTGAATTGCAGTATAAAGCCCAGTGGCGATCATAGATATCCAGTGGAACTGATAACG ATCGGCGTTGAAGGTTTGCAGACGTTGAAGCCTCAAATCCAAACAAGCATCAATGCCTCAGAGTTCCCTGTCAGTGGTATTAAAGAAGCAGATATGACGAAATTCGGAGGGGTAAATGTTGAGGTTCATATGGTTGTCTCTGAAGATGATTGTGATGATGTCTCAGGCAACTGGATGGTCGAAAACCTTAAGTTCTCTGTTGAACAACCG ATCGAGGCTGTTGTTTCCAAGAATGAGCTACAGCATCTTGCCTTTCTTTGTAAGTCTGAAGTTGACTCTTTTGGAAGAGTGGCTGCTGGTGTCTTGCGGCTTCTGAAGCTGGAGGGTTCAATTGGTCAAGCAGCCATCAATCAACTGAGCAACCTCG GAAATGAAGGCATAGATAAAATTTTTAGCGCAAAACATCCCAATCGGGGTGAGATTGATGTCTTTGAGCATAACCCATCCTCAAATGGACACGTTAAGAGCTCACATTCATCTGTGAGAACCATTGTAACCTTGCTTGAGAAGGAAGTTGAGAATTCAGAATCCAAATGTGCTGCCCTAATTTCAGAAATCGCTGAATCAGAGACTTCCTCACAACACCTTGATCGTGTCAAAGAACTTGGTCAACAAATTGAAAATGTTCGTGTGTTATTGAAGCAGTTGAAAACTCAAGGTTAG